Proteins from one Palaemon carinicauda isolate YSFRI2023 chromosome 44, ASM3689809v2, whole genome shotgun sequence genomic window:
- the LOC137634411 gene encoding uncharacterized protein: protein MDTRGKCGQPIWTPEENEDSLERGENEDSLERGENEDSLERGENEDSLERGENEDSLERGENEDSLERGENEDSLERGENEDSLERGENEDSLERGENEDSLERGENEENGLGNERKMGLEMRKMRTAWKGEENEDGLERRGK from the coding sequence ATGGATACCAGAGGAAAATGCGGACAACCCATATGGACACCAGAGGAAAATGAGGACAGCTTGGAGAGGGGAGAAAATGAGGACAGCTTGGAGAGGGGAGAAAATGAGGACAGCTTGGAGAGGGGAGAAAATGAGGACAGCTTGGAGAGGGGAGAAAATGAGGACAGCTTGGAGAGGGGAGAAAATGAGGACAGCTTGGAGAGGGGAGAAAATGAGGACAGCTTGGAGAGGGGAGAAAATGAGGACAGCTTGGAGAGGGGAGAAAATGAGGACAGCTTGGAGAGGGGAGAAAATGAGGACAGCTTGGAGAGGGGAGAAAATGAGGAAAATGGGCTTGGAAATGAGAGGAAAATGGGCTTGGAAATGAGGAAAATGAGGACAGCTTGGAAAGGAGAGGAAAATGAGGACGGCTTGGAAAGGAGAGGAAAATGA